Proteins from one Chroococcidiopsis sp. CCMEE 29 genomic window:
- the gloB gene encoding hydroxyacylglutathione hydrolase — MQIHRLQALSDNYIFLLHEPKQNVAAVVDPAEAEPVLKQLKDLGAELVAIFNTHHHNDHVGGNRQLIQHFRQVKVYGGAEDRGRIPGQQVFLQEGDRVQFADRWAEVLFVPGHTRAHIAYYFPPTAAGDTGELFCGDTLFAGGCGRLFEGTPAQMVESLSKLRNLPNDTRVWCAHEYTLKNLQFALTVDSSNTELQSRFAEVKAARSRSEATIPSILGLEKRTNPFLRWNQPALQSAVKSQDPVQTFARLRGMKDQF; from the coding sequence ATGCAGATCCATCGTCTTCAGGCACTTTCTGACAATTACATCTTTTTGCTGCATGAGCCTAAACAAAATGTTGCAGCAGTTGTCGATCCAGCTGAAGCTGAGCCAGTTCTAAAGCAACTAAAAGATTTGGGAGCAGAGTTGGTGGCAATATTTAATACCCACCATCACAACGACCATGTAGGCGGCAATCGGCAATTGATCCAACACTTTAGGCAAGTTAAAGTTTACGGCGGAGCAGAGGATCGAGGGAGAATTCCTGGACAGCAGGTGTTTTTGCAAGAAGGCGATCGCGTTCAGTTTGCCGACCGCTGGGCTGAAGTCTTATTCGTTCCTGGACATACCCGTGCCCACATTGCTTACTACTTTCCTCCTACAGCGGCTGGAGACACAGGAGAACTATTCTGCGGTGACACCTTATTTGCTGGCGGTTGTGGTCGGTTATTTGAAGGTACACCCGCTCAAATGGTTGAATCTTTGAGTAAACTGCGAAATTTACCGAATGATACACGAGTTTGGTGCGCCCACGAATACACCCTGAAAAATCTGCAATTTGCTCTTACAGTTGATAGCAGTAACACAGAACTACAATCTCGTTTTGCTGAAGTTAAAGCGGCTCGTAGCCGGTCTGAGGCAACTATACCCTCAATCTTGGGCTTAGAGAAGCGCACAAACCCGTTTTTACGGTGGAACCAGCCTGCATTACAATCAGCTGTGAAAAGTCAAGACCCAGTACAAACTTTTGCCCGACTACGGGGAATGAAGGATCAGTTTTAA
- a CDS encoding heavy metal translocating P-type ATPase: MEQSTLLETLTDSDVVTITLDVEGMKCAGCVKVVEKHLAQNPGVISARVNLVTEVAVVECEAGKVEPADLAQQLTAAGFKTQSRSSQAEVSGTAADTSTPSDPAERQRQEMHSAIWQLGVAGGLLILSSIGHLSQWGGPELPVLTNIWFHCGLATATLLGPGRSILLDGWRGLRLNAPNMNTLVGLGTLTAYTASLVALVFPQLGWECFFDEPVMLLGFILLGRTLEKQARGRAAAAFRNLLALQPQVARLIPDPEKVATSGQSSVEIPAAHVRVGEWLQVLAGEKIPVDGEVVVGQTTVDESMLTGEAMPVMKQPGDSVVAGTLNQTGAIAIRATRTGKDTTLARIVALVEAAQTRKAPVQRLADTVAGYFTYGVLATAALTFVFWYFIGTQVWPDVLSVGHWSDSQHLTLHTQHLAHTTHTLQPSPLLLSLKLAIAVMVVACPCAMGLATPTAILVGTGVGAERGLLIKGGDVLERVHHLDTVVFDKTGTLTTGHPTVTDIIPISEYRSEGREARGEGRGMTPLASPALLQLAAAAESGTCHPLAAAIQQEVQQRGLSIPTASEFHTEPGLGISALVEGEQVVLGNWDWLTQQGILIGETEQAQAQALAAEGKTAVYVAAGSKLAGLIAVTDTLRPDAKAAVESLQQMGLRVMILTGDRPEAASAIAQQLDLNPDDILAGVRPDGKAAAIQSLQEPKQGNRSVGAQRKFPHLKSKIQNPKSVVAMVGDGINDAPALSQADVGIALQAGTDVAMETAEIVLMRDQLIDVVEAIQLSRATFNKIRQNLFWAFAYNTLGIPIAAGVLLPISGFVLSPAAAGGLMAFSSVSVVTNSLLLRRLRNRPYKSKSGLN, translated from the coding sequence ATGGAGCAATCTACCTTGTTAGAAACCCTAACAGATTCTGATGTCGTGACAATTACCCTAGATGTCGAGGGGATGAAGTGTGCAGGCTGCGTGAAGGTAGTGGAAAAACATCTGGCACAGAATCCAGGCGTGATTTCAGCTCGCGTCAACTTGGTGACGGAAGTGGCAGTCGTGGAGTGTGAAGCTGGTAAGGTTGAACCAGCTGACCTAGCTCAGCAGTTGACAGCAGCTGGGTTCAAGACTCAATCCCGATCCTCTCAAGCAGAAGTATCTGGTACAGCAGCGGATACATCTACTCCATCAGACCCGGCTGAGCGACAGCGCCAAGAGATGCATTCGGCAATCTGGCAGTTAGGTGTGGCAGGTGGCTTACTGATCCTCTCCAGCATCGGACATTTGAGCCAGTGGGGTGGTCCAGAACTCCCAGTTTTGACTAACATTTGGTTTCACTGCGGATTAGCAACAGCAACGCTGCTGGGACCAGGACGCTCAATCTTGCTGGATGGCTGGCGCGGATTGCGACTCAATGCGCCTAATATGAACACTTTAGTCGGGCTGGGTACATTGACGGCATACACTGCTAGTTTAGTCGCTCTAGTTTTTCCCCAATTGGGTTGGGAGTGCTTCTTTGACGAGCCAGTGATGCTACTGGGTTTTATCCTGCTGGGTAGGACTCTGGAAAAACAAGCTAGAGGTAGGGCAGCGGCAGCTTTTAGGAATTTGCTAGCGCTTCAACCACAGGTTGCCCGCTTGATTCCTGACCCCGAGAAAGTTGCTACCTCCGGACAGTCCAGCGTAGAAATTCCCGCTGCTCATGTGCGGGTAGGGGAATGGTTACAGGTTTTAGCCGGAGAAAAAATTCCAGTCGATGGTGAGGTAGTCGTTGGGCAGACTACGGTGGATGAATCAATGCTGACTGGAGAAGCGATGCCAGTGATGAAGCAACCGGGAGATTCGGTCGTGGCTGGAACCCTAAATCAGACAGGGGCGATCGCTATCCGAGCGACTCGTACAGGCAAAGATACAACCCTAGCTCGAATTGTGGCGCTAGTAGAAGCCGCCCAAACCCGCAAAGCTCCGGTGCAGAGATTAGCAGATACAGTAGCTGGCTACTTTACCTACGGTGTGTTGGCAACTGCAGCCTTAACGTTTGTGTTTTGGTACTTTATCGGCACCCAAGTTTGGCCTGATGTCTTGTCGGTTGGGCATTGGTCTGATTCTCAACACCTGACACTTCACACCCAACATCTGGCACACACTACCCATACACTACAACCCTCGCCGTTGCTATTGAGCTTAAAGCTAGCGATCGCAGTGATGGTAGTTGCCTGTCCCTGTGCGATGGGACTTGCTACACCGACAGCCATTCTAGTCGGTACTGGAGTGGGAGCAGAACGAGGTCTATTAATCAAAGGTGGCGATGTTCTAGAACGGGTACACCACTTAGATACAGTCGTGTTTGACAAAACCGGCACCCTCACCACAGGTCATCCTACGGTTACTGATATTATCCCGATTTCCGAATACAGGAGTGAGGGGCGAGAGGCGAGAGGCGAGGGGCGAGGGATGACCCCCCTTGCCTCCCCTGCCCTTCTCCAACTAGCGGCGGCGGCAGAAAGCGGTACTTGTCATCCCCTGGCAGCAGCAATTCAGCAGGAAGTCCAGCAGCGAGGTTTATCCATTCCAACTGCTTCAGAGTTTCACACAGAGCCAGGGCTGGGAATATCTGCTCTAGTGGAAGGTGAGCAGGTAGTGCTGGGTAACTGGGATTGGTTAACTCAGCAAGGAATTTTGATTGGTGAAACTGAACAGGCGCAGGCGCAAGCATTGGCAGCAGAGGGAAAAACAGCGGTTTACGTCGCAGCAGGTAGTAAGCTAGCTGGATTGATTGCCGTGACGGATACCCTGAGACCAGATGCCAAAGCAGCAGTTGAGAGTTTGCAGCAGATGGGTTTACGGGTGATGATCCTAACTGGGGATAGACCAGAGGCGGCTAGTGCGATCGCTCAACAGTTAGATCTCAATCCAGATGATATCTTGGCAGGTGTCCGCCCGGATGGCAAAGCTGCAGCTATCCAATCTCTCCAAGAGCCAAAGCAAGGCAACAGGAGCGTGGGGGCGCAGAGGAAATTTCCTCATCTAAAATCTAAAATCCAAAATCCAAAATCGGTTGTGGCAATGGTAGGTGATGGCATCAATGATGCCCCAGCACTTTCCCAGGCTGATGTGGGAATTGCCCTACAAGCTGGAACAGACGTGGCAATGGAAACAGCTGAGATTGTATTAATGCGCGATCAATTGATTGATGTAGTAGAAGCAATCCAGCTTAGTCGTGCCACCTTCAATAAAATCCGCCAGAACTTATTCTGGGCGTTTGCTTATAATACACTCGGAATTCCCATCGCTGCTGGTGTTTTGTTGCCAATCTCCGGCTTTGTCCTGAGTCCAGCTGCTGCCGGTGGTTTAATGGCATTTAGTTCTGTCAGTGTGGTGACAAACTCCCTTCTACTGCGCCGTTTAAGGAATAGACCTTATAAAAGCAAATCGGGGTTAAACTAA
- a CDS encoding histidine phosphatase family protein produces the protein MTTRVVIVRHGQSSYNTERRIQGRSDASTLTEKGRDDARKVGAALNRLSFAAIYTSPLQRAKQTAEVILNCFATSTTLKATDKLMEIDLPLWEGLLLKDVRDKFPEDYHRWQQHPDELLMVVPQSQGTREHFPVLALYEQARQFWQEILPRHAGETILIVGHNGINRALISTALGIAPSRYHSLQQSNCGISVLNFDLPYPPSPEGGSVQLESMNQLAHLGGEVLPSLRPNHYGQRLLLVRHGETDWNRQTRFQGGIDVPLNDNGRQQSQRAAQFLKGVPLDFAFTSPMLRPKETAEIILQEHSAVQLQLNDGLREISHGLWEGKLEAEIEQTYPGELHRWRTVPAQVQMPEGENLQQVWERAIAAWHDVLASVENQHQTGLVVAHDATNKVLLCHILGLSPDHFWNFRQGNGAVSVIDYPQGLAGLPVLQAMNITTHLGGGVIDRTAAGAL, from the coding sequence ATGACCACTCGTGTTGTAATCGTGCGCCACGGTCAAAGCAGCTATAATACTGAGCGCCGGATCCAAGGCCGCAGTGATGCGTCAACCCTGACAGAAAAAGGCCGTGACGATGCCCGTAAAGTTGGTGCTGCGCTCAATCGCCTTAGCTTTGCTGCTATCTACACTAGTCCTCTACAGCGTGCAAAACAAACAGCAGAAGTCATTCTCAACTGTTTTGCTACATCCACAACTTTGAAAGCCACTGATAAGTTGATGGAAATTGACCTGCCTTTATGGGAGGGTTTGCTGCTTAAGGACGTGCGGGATAAGTTTCCAGAAGATTACCACCGCTGGCAGCAGCACCCAGACGAACTGCTGATGGTCGTGCCACAGTCGCAGGGTACAAGGGAACACTTCCCAGTTCTGGCGCTATACGAACAAGCGCGGCAGTTCTGGCAGGAGATTTTGCCTCGCCATGCTGGAGAAACGATTCTGATAGTTGGGCATAACGGCATTAACCGTGCCCTGATTAGTACTGCATTGGGAATTGCACCCAGTCGTTACCACTCCCTACAGCAATCTAACTGTGGTATTAGTGTATTGAATTTTGATCTCCCCTATCCCCCTTCCCCAGAGGGAGGATCTGTTCAACTAGAGTCGATGAATCAGCTTGCCCATTTAGGGGGAGAAGTTTTGCCCTCGCTGCGACCCAATCATTATGGGCAGCGCCTATTGCTGGTCCGTCACGGTGAAACTGACTGGAATCGCCAAACTAGATTTCAAGGAGGAATTGACGTTCCCCTCAACGACAATGGAAGGCAACAGTCCCAAAGAGCAGCCCAATTCCTCAAAGGTGTGCCGCTAGATTTTGCCTTTACTAGCCCAATGCTACGTCCCAAGGAAACAGCAGAGATTATTTTGCAGGAGCACTCTGCTGTTCAACTGCAATTAAATGATGGATTGCGGGAAATCAGTCACGGACTGTGGGAAGGGAAATTAGAAGCAGAAATTGAGCAAACTTACCCCGGTGAACTACATCGGTGGCGCACGGTGCCAGCCCAAGTCCAAATGCCAGAAGGAGAAAATTTACAGCAGGTGTGGGAAAGAGCGATCGCAGCTTGGCATGACGTCTTAGCATCAGTTGAAAACCAACATCAGACAGGTTTAGTAGTGGCTCACGATGCTACAAATAAAGTCTTGCTTTGCCATATCCTGGGGTTGTCACCCGATCATTTCTGGAACTTCCGCCAAGGCAATGGGGCAGTCAGTGTGATCGATTATCCCCAAGGTCTAGCTGGTTTGCCAGTCCTGCAAGCGATGAATATTACTACCCATCTGGGAGGAGGAGTCATTGATCGAACAGCAGCTGGGGCATTGTAG
- the holB gene encoding DNA polymerase III subunit delta' — protein MNYFAPLVGQTQAVELLTQAVIQNRVAPAYLFTGADGVGRSLAARCFVEYLFCAHIPAFKQQQVQHRLQLGNHPDLLWVQPTYLHQGQRLSATEAAAAGLKRKAPPAIRIEQIREIAQFLSRSPLEAPRSVVVLEQAETMAEAAANALLKTLEEPGKATLILIAPAAEALLPTLVSRCQRIPFYRLNPDAMAQVLRQTSHGEILSQPSVLAIAQGSPGEAIASWQQLQAIPADLLQSITQLPKSLGDALELARQIDKTLDTAAQLWLVDYLQHSYWQQFLLGAIERSPLEQLEKARRYLLSYAQPRLVWEVTLLELSQLSLRVLS, from the coding sequence ATGAATTATTTTGCACCACTGGTAGGGCAAACCCAAGCAGTAGAGCTACTAACTCAGGCAGTAATACAAAACCGGGTTGCCCCAGCTTACCTATTTACGGGTGCTGATGGAGTGGGACGAAGTTTAGCCGCTAGATGCTTTGTTGAATATTTGTTCTGTGCCCATATTCCAGCATTCAAGCAGCAGCAGGTGCAGCACCGCTTGCAATTAGGCAACCACCCTGACTTGCTGTGGGTACAACCAACCTATCTTCACCAAGGACAGCGGCTCTCTGCCACTGAAGCAGCGGCTGCTGGATTGAAGCGCAAAGCTCCGCCTGCGATTAGGATCGAGCAAATTCGAGAAATTGCTCAGTTTCTGAGCCGTTCTCCCTTGGAAGCACCGCGTTCGGTAGTGGTACTGGAGCAAGCCGAAACAATGGCAGAAGCAGCAGCAAATGCCTTATTGAAAACACTAGAAGAACCAGGAAAGGCAACTTTGATTTTAATTGCTCCAGCAGCTGAAGCTTTGTTACCAACCCTAGTATCGCGCTGTCAGCGCATTCCTTTTTATCGCCTAAACCCTGATGCAATGGCTCAAGTTTTGCGCCAAACTAGTCATGGAGAAATTTTGAGCCAGCCGTCAGTGTTAGCGATCGCTCAGGGTAGTCCAGGAGAAGCGATCGCCTCTTGGCAGCAACTTCAAGCGATTCCAGCTGATTTGCTCCAGTCCATCACTCAGTTGCCCAAGTCTCTAGGCGATGCACTTGAACTAGCCCGTCAAATTGATAAAACTCTAGATACTGCAGCCCAACTGTGGTTAGTGGATTATCTACAACACTCTTACTGGCAGCAGTTTTTACTAGGAGCAATTGAGCGATCGCCCCTGGAACAACTGGAAAAAGCTCGTAGATATTTACTGAGTTACGCTCAACCGCGATTAGTTTGGGAAGTGACGCTGCTAGAGTTAAGCCAACTTAGCCTACGAGTTCTCAGCTAA
- a CDS encoding type II CAAX endopeptidase family protein translates to MTIKRVILTVLTVVAIVFAGASLLASWKQPQVQSRLELYQTNLLLQAAQWQPAERAEAKRSNARNTLVGERPLEAATEQYQEARELAQRNLEKAKNQLAELRSQPVTTPATPKPQTDIAPVTDTSRLRQQRLVQLSLNRLERLTNEIDLRLGILQVQQGQRDRALKTWANVREQGSFLKRGEQGRQGENSPLANKFVETSAVLTGLWSDPPRLLPNAEQLIQNYLDGWFRYRALSQLYQLQQRQAALVTLQAEEQEAAQQAVLKLALINGIPTLGGFVGVGLIIFLVSQRLVKGKESLLAQNEDATWSTPWTGETVWQVFIVGFFLMGQLIVPLVFSLLHVRPIGAGVRIQAFYILINYLLLALGGLGVLYLSIKSFLPLPADWFRFNLHGNWFLWGLGGYCVALPLVLVVSLINQQLWQGQGGSNPLLSLALEAQDQVALTIFFFTAAIAAPFFEEFLFRGFLLPSLTRYMPVWGAVVLSSLLFAVAHLSLSEILPLTVLGIILGVVYTRSRNLLAPMLLHSLWNSGTLVSLFVLGSGSS, encoded by the coding sequence ATGACAATTAAGCGAGTAATTTTAACTGTGCTGACTGTGGTAGCAATAGTCTTTGCTGGTGCATCTCTATTAGCAAGCTGGAAACAACCCCAGGTTCAAAGCCGCCTGGAGCTTTATCAAACGAATCTCCTACTCCAAGCGGCTCAGTGGCAACCGGCAGAGAGAGCAGAGGCTAAACGCTCCAATGCCCGCAACACGCTTGTAGGAGAAAGACCTCTAGAAGCAGCTACAGAGCAGTATCAAGAAGCACGGGAATTGGCTCAGAGGAATTTAGAGAAAGCGAAAAATCAACTGGCAGAACTGCGATCGCAGCCCGTCACTACCCCAGCCACCCCTAAACCTCAGACAGATATTGCTCCTGTCACCGACACTTCTCGCCTCAGGCAACAGCGATTGGTGCAATTGTCGCTGAACCGGCTAGAAAGATTAACCAATGAAATAGACTTGCGGCTAGGAATCTTACAAGTGCAGCAAGGACAACGCGATAGAGCCTTAAAGACTTGGGCAAATGTCAGGGAGCAGGGGAGCTTTCTTAAGCGGGGGGAGCAGGGGAGGCAGGGGGAGAACTCGCCACTCGCCAATAAATTCGTTGAGACATCTGCTGTGTTAACAGGGCTTTGGAGCGATCCACCTCGGTTGCTACCCAATGCCGAACAGCTAATTCAAAACTATTTAGACGGTTGGTTTCGCTATCGCGCTTTATCGCAACTGTACCAACTCCAGCAACGCCAAGCAGCGTTAGTGACTCTCCAGGCAGAGGAACAAGAAGCAGCTCAACAAGCTGTATTGAAACTAGCACTGATTAATGGCATCCCAACCTTGGGGGGCTTTGTTGGTGTGGGATTAATCATTTTTTTGGTGAGCCAGCGGTTAGTGAAGGGGAAGGAGTCTTTATTGGCTCAAAACGAGGATGCTACTTGGTCAACGCCTTGGACGGGTGAAACAGTTTGGCAGGTTTTCATTGTAGGCTTTTTCCTGATGGGGCAACTGATAGTACCGTTGGTATTTTCATTGCTTCATGTCAGACCAATTGGCGCTGGTGTGAGAATTCAGGCGTTCTACATTCTAATCAATTACCTGCTGCTAGCATTGGGTGGGCTAGGAGTGCTGTATCTATCCATTAAGTCATTTTTGCCGCTGCCAGCAGACTGGTTCCGTTTTAATTTGCATGGTAACTGGTTTTTGTGGGGGTTAGGTGGCTATTGCGTGGCGCTGCCCTTGGTGCTTGTGGTGTCGCTGATTAATCAACAGCTCTGGCAAGGACAGGGGGGTAGTAATCCGCTGTTATCGCTGGCGCTGGAAGCGCAAGATCAAGTGGCTCTTACTATATTTTTCTTTACCGCTGCGATCGCTGCCCCATTTTTTGAAGAATTCCTGTTCCGGGGTTTTCTGTTGCCATCTCTGACTCGTTATATGCCCGTATGGGGAGCAGTGGTATTGAGTAGTTTGCTATTTGCGGTTGCTCACCTCAGCCTTTCAGAAATTCTGCCGCTGACAGTTTTGGGAATAATTTTGGGGGTAGTTTATACGCGATCGCGCAATCTCCTTGCTCCCATGCTGCTCCACAGCCTCTGGAATAGCGGCACACTTGTGAGTCTATTTGTCTTAGGTAGTGGCTCTAGTTAG
- the tmk gene encoding dTMP kinase, producing the protein MGGKLIVFEGVEGCGKTTQIQQLREWLQSVYSQAAPIPVVASHEPGGTELGLKLRSLLLGDGTGKPIHDSAELLLFAADRAQHVEEVLKPQLALGAIVLCDRYTDSTVAYQGYGRGLSLPLIDRLNSIATGGLESDLTIWLDVDVEVSLVRTRGRGVADRIEQETLAFHRRVQQGYTQLAQTHPKRIVRVDASLSEADVQQQIQAILAQRLAQWNEGHRVLPFSESGA; encoded by the coding sequence ATGGGTGGCAAACTGATTGTATTTGAAGGTGTAGAAGGCTGCGGTAAAACAACGCAAATCCAGCAATTGCGGGAATGGCTTCAAAGTGTCTATTCTCAGGCTGCGCCGATTCCAGTGGTCGCATCTCATGAACCAGGTGGGACGGAATTGGGATTAAAGCTGCGTAGTTTGTTACTGGGAGATGGCACTGGCAAACCAATTCACGACTCGGCTGAACTATTGTTATTTGCTGCTGATCGAGCACAGCACGTTGAGGAGGTGCTGAAGCCACAGCTAGCATTAGGAGCGATTGTTTTGTGCGATCGCTATACCGATTCAACCGTTGCCTACCAAGGTTATGGTCGGGGTCTGAGTCTCCCTTTAATTGATCGGCTTAACTCTATCGCCACCGGTGGGCTGGAAAGTGACCTAACTATCTGGTTGGATGTGGATGTTGAGGTGAGTTTAGTACGGACGCGAGGACGGGGAGTAGCTGACCGCATTGAGCAAGAAACATTAGCGTTTCATCGCCGAGTGCAGCAGGGATACACACAGCTAGCCCAAACTCATCCAAAGCGGATTGTCAGGGTAGATGCCAGTTTAAGTGAGGCAGATGTGCAACAGCAAATTCAGGCAATTTTGGCTCAAAGGTTAGCCCAATGGAATGAGGGGCATAGGGTTTTGCCCTTCTCGGAGAGTGGGGCGTAG
- a CDS encoding FHA domain-containing protein → MASQPKQNHLLIIEDDQGRKELILDGPIYSIGRDPRCDIRLFSQFVSRRHATLVRLPRADGSSYYRIVDGDSKGKPSANGVLINGRKIPAHDLIDEDEIVFGPQVRAIYYLLQRDTIPSGPLDEYDVTLIGPNMMPDFDE, encoded by the coding sequence ATGGCTTCACAACCCAAGCAGAACCATCTACTAATTATAGAAGACGATCAAGGGCGTAAGGAACTTATTCTAGACGGTCCTATCTATTCTATTGGCAGAGATCCCCGCTGCGATATCCGCCTGTTCTCGCAATTTGTTTCTCGCCGCCATGCAACATTAGTCCGGCTGCCACGAGCAGACGGTAGCTCCTACTATCGCATTGTTGATGGCGATTCCAAAGGTAAACCTAGTGCCAATGGAGTGCTGATTAATGGTCGCAAAATCCCTGCTCACGACCTGATAGATGAAGACGAAATAGTCTTTGGTCCACAAGTGCGGGCGATTTATTACCTACTACAGCGAGACACAATTCCCTCGGGACCACTGGACGAGTATGATGTAACGCTGATCGGTCCTAACATGATGCCTGATTTTGATGAGTAG
- a CDS encoding AarF/ABC1/UbiB kinase family protein produces MGQYQLAQLRRYDAEAIAQHYRYRPWLLLWRAFRIIWLFAGFILGLKWDEWQNQVEQNKLRRAARLREILTRLGPTFIKIGQALSTRPDLVRKDFLDELVKLQDQLPSFDNAIAFQTIETELARSIKDIFSQISTEPVAAASLGQVYRARLHSGEEVAVKVQRPNLRPLLTLDLYLIRWAAGWLAPWLPLNLGHDLTMIVDEFGTKLFEEIDYLNEGRNAEKFATNFRNDPHVKVPAIYWRYTSPRVLTLEWINGFKLTDTQRIQEAGLDTDTLIEIGVTAGLQQLLEHGFFHADPHPGNLFAMPDGRMAYIDFGMMDQLDEFTKETLVDAIVHLVNKDYTEIAEDLVKLGFLTPDTDICPIVPALEVVLGNAIGKSVRDFNFKSITDSFSGLMYEYPFRVPAKFALIIRSLVTQEGIALSLNPNFKIVEVSYPYVARRLLKGETPELRRRLLNVLFKDGKFQWQRLEELIAIARSDENFDLLPTAQLGLQYFLSDEGKFLRQQLVLALTEDDRLHTEEVQRLWNLVKDELKPARLLDAAVGALTNLSKEQTAAIIPAAVLSLRVFQGKH; encoded by the coding sequence GTGGGTCAGTATCAACTTGCTCAGCTAAGGCGTTATGATGCGGAAGCGATCGCTCAACACTACCGCTACCGTCCTTGGCTACTTTTATGGCGAGCTTTTAGAATTATCTGGTTGTTTGCTGGATTTATTCTGGGTCTGAAGTGGGACGAATGGCAAAATCAAGTTGAGCAGAACAAGTTAAGACGAGCTGCCCGGCTGAGGGAAATTCTCACCCGTCTTGGTCCCACGTTTATCAAAATCGGTCAAGCCCTCTCCACAAGACCTGACCTGGTAAGGAAAGATTTTTTAGACGAACTTGTCAAACTGCAAGACCAACTGCCATCCTTTGATAATGCGATCGCCTTCCAGACAATTGAAACTGAATTAGCTCGCTCCATTAAAGACATCTTTAGTCAAATTTCGACTGAGCCGGTTGCTGCTGCTAGTCTGGGTCAAGTATACCGAGCACGTCTCCACAGCGGTGAAGAAGTCGCGGTAAAGGTGCAACGCCCCAACTTGCGTCCTCTATTGACACTCGACCTCTATTTGATCCGGTGGGCAGCGGGATGGTTGGCTCCTTGGCTTCCCCTAAATCTCGGTCACGACCTGACGATGATCGTAGACGAGTTTGGCACCAAGTTGTTTGAGGAGATTGATTATCTCAACGAAGGTCGGAACGCTGAAAAATTTGCCACTAACTTCCGTAACGATCCCCATGTCAAAGTTCCAGCTATTTACTGGCGCTACACCAGCCCCCGTGTCCTTACCTTAGAGTGGATTAACGGATTTAAGCTCACGGATACTCAACGCATTCAAGAAGCAGGACTTGACACTGATACCTTAATCGAAATTGGCGTAACAGCGGGTCTGCAACAACTGCTGGAACACGGGTTCTTCCATGCTGACCCCCATCCAGGCAATTTGTTTGCTATGCCTGATGGTCGGATGGCATACATTGACTTTGGCATGATGGATCAGCTGGATGAATTCACGAAAGAAACTTTGGTAGATGCAATTGTACATCTAGTTAATAAAGACTACACAGAGATAGCTGAAGACTTGGTGAAGCTAGGGTTTCTAACTCCAGACACAGATATTTGCCCCATCGTGCCAGCACTCGAAGTTGTACTCGGGAATGCGATTGGCAAAAGCGTGCGAGATTTTAACTTTAAAAGCATCACTGACTCCTTCTCAGGGTTGATGTACGAGTACCCTTTCCGTGTGCCAGCGAAGTTTGCCCTGATTATTCGTTCCTTGGTAACGCAGGAAGGTATCGCCCTGAGCCTCAACCCCAATTTCAAAATTGTCGAGGTGTCATATCCATATGTGGCGCGGCGACTGCTCAAGGGGGAAACTCCAGAACTGCGACGACGGCTGCTAAATGTGTTGTTTAAAGATGGTAAATTCCAGTGGCAGCGGTTGGAAGAATTGATTGCGATCGCCCGCTCGGATGAAAACTTCGATTTGCTGCCTACAGCCCAACTAGGTTTGCAGTATTTCCTCTCGGATGAAGGTAAGTTTCTCCGGCAGCAGTTAGTTTTAGCTCTCACCGAAGATGACCGTCTCCATACCGAAGAAGTCCAACGTCTCTGGAACTTGGTTAAGGATGAATTGAAGCCTGCTCGCTTGCTTGACGCTGCGGTTGGAGCTTTAACAAACTTATCTAAAGAACAAACAGCTGCAATCATACCAGCAGCAGTGCTTTCTCTGAGAGTATTTCAAGGTAAACACTAA